One window from the genome of Tachypleus tridentatus isolate NWPU-2018 chromosome 11, ASM421037v1, whole genome shotgun sequence encodes:
- the LOC143231349 gene encoding zinc finger MYM-type protein 1-like, translated as MQHYLLTKKRQRVNGPTNTCGASEENSGDRDGENADTTSAGPQPQEGTTRTQGEKLPLGPKDLSQLPDSACQNEAKRGHREGSQSDNRGDFLKLLNMIFRYDEIVKKLSGSGNAKYMHHDIQNELLDIIAGMIRKYISKEVMEAEHFALMVDEIKNVSKQEQLSIVCDDGAAVMSGHISVVQERLRREMSQAVYVHCYAHRLSLVLVDCVYNVQAAAEFFVTIQKLYKFFSTSVVHEKFLKVQKEPESVNQHIELKRLSDTRWACQHAACLAVNRTLPAIVTTL; from the exons ATGCAACACTATCTGCTAACCAAGAAGAGGCAGCGAGTAAATGGTCCTACAAACACATGTGGTGCAAGTGAGGAGAACAGTGGTGATCGTGATGGTGAGAATGCGGACACAACTAGTGCGGGACCCCAGCCGCAAGAGGGCACCACTCGCACCCAGGGTGAAAAACTACCACTAGGACCCAAGGACCTGAGCCAGCTTCCAGATAGTG CCTGCCAGAATGAAGCCAAGAGAGGTCACAGAGAAGGTAGTCAGTCAGATAACAGGGGCGATTTCCTGAAACTTCTTAACATGATTTTTAGGTATGATGAAATCGTGAAGAAGCTGAGTGGTTCTGGCAATGCCAAGTACATGCACCATGATATCCAAAACGAACTGCTTGACATCATAGCTGGAATGATCAGGAAGTATATCAGCAAAGAGGTCATGGAAGCTGAGCATTTTGCTCTAATGGTGGATGAAATAAAGAATGTGAGCAAACAAGAACAGCTGTCCATTGTG TGCGATGACGGAGCTGCAGTCATGTCAGGGCACATCAGTGTCGTACAGGAGAGGCTCAGGAGAGAGATGTCTCAGGCTGTGTATGTCCACTGCTATGCACACAGGCTCAGCCTTGTACTAGTTGATTGTGTGTACAACGTCCAGGCTGCagcagagttctttgtgacaattcagaagctTTACAAATTCTTCTCTACATCGGTTGTGCATGAAAaatttctgaaggtacagaaggaACCTGAATCCGTGAACCAGCACATAGAGTTGAAGCGACTGTCAGACACAAGATGGGCCTGCCAACATGCTGCATGTTTGGCTGTGAATAGAACCCtccctgccattgtgacaaccctaTAG